The sequence GCCTTAATAGAGGGTCCTGATGGAGGACTCCACAGTCAGGCATCTCCCAGCAGATGATTAGCTTTGCAAGGGGCTGGAGGAAACTATTTAAGAACCTGAATAAGAGCAGATGCCTTTGTTACAGAATTTAGCAGGCGACCGAAAAATACTGAGGAGTACCAGGAAaaatccatttattttcagatgttttacaTGTACCcatacagtgactcaggggagtatttttgagatacgagctgtctctcggccgggttacaagccagcttcagataccccaccgctagtcggcacagcgaacatcacagtgatttgacatacgagtaatttgagttatgcgctccatcacggaacgaattaaactcgtaagtcaaggccccactgtactaaatGGAGTACGAAGCTCATAGGTTGCAACTGAAGTAGAATTTTTAGTCACTTTTGCAAAAACACTTTTCATATATGTTGAATTGTTGACATGGTGACAGTTTGGTTCTCCTCTGTTCTTCCTAAAAATAACTACtcaattttatacatataaaaacaaatacaacaaaaacagaaattaaaaaaagtgaAGTAATCAAATTCATCCAAGATGCATCTTTACTAGAATTTATCTTTAGCCAGAATTTAGGTTTCTCCCTCTGGATAACCTGATCAATAGCAGATTGCATACCTAGATGTGGCTTTTGTtccctgttttttcttttgtaatttttctgaTAATGACTTGTAACTTTGGAACTATTATGTCTTAGACTTTGAGGTGGGGAAACTTTTTCTTGGCTGTGTTCTACatcttcagtttctccatctatcTCTGGTTCCCAGATCTGATTCTGGGGACTGATTTCATGAGTGGCACTTTTATTCTTCTGCTTAATTTTCGTAGGGGTTGATTTGACAGGTGGATTTttatgaattttcatttttaaggtttttccaGATACATACTCCACCTTGGTCTGTTTTCCATAAATGTTTTTACAACCTTCCTTGAGTTCCCACTCACGTTGGTCCAGGTCAACCCGAAATCGGCCATCTTTACACAGGGCTTCCTTGACAGTCTCACCCTTCAAGGCATAGACACAAAGTGTAGTTGCCTTTTCATGAAGTTTCTTGATCTTAACAATCTTCTTTGTTTCCTCCCCAATAGCCTCAATGTGAAAAAGAATGCACTCGGTGTCGGGATTTTCACATTGGCGTAATATCTGATCAGTTTCTTTCATATTCTTTCCTTTACCAACCGATATTGTAAAGTGAGAATCTTTAGGGAGGCACTTGAGAGGCATTCCTAAATTTACATACCCTTTTATTGTTTCCTCTTCATAAACAAAAATGCCCTTATTCTTCCCCATCCTTTTACAGAAATCGTCATTAGCTGTCAGAGCTGAGTAGATATTGTCATTGAGTTCACCAGATGCTGTAAACACACTACGGTCTGATTTTTTGGAGCTTTCATTCAAAGTAAAGGTGAAACAACGTTTTTCACTGATTCTCCAATTTGGGTTCTGAGTTTTAAGAAATGCTTCACACCCATTGACTTCACATTTAAGTTTACTGGTGCTACTACACTCTTTATTGTCAGGTGGAGAATGATCAACAGGTGTGCCAACACATGTCTGCTCCATGTTAGTATCCTTAAGAAAGGAAAGATGAAACTTTCAATAAGATAGCCTTTAATAATAATGTTTCATGTTCTTATAATTGGAAAACTAATCAATATTCTGAATAAAATTTTGATAATATGATGAATAATGACTAATGGAGAAAAATGTCAATCATTAGTCCACAGCAGAGATGTGTCTTGTTTTTATCCTTCTAAGATTTGATATGCAGATATAAATCTTATGTTACTGAAATTATACTATGCTGCCTAATAGCTTATTTTTCACTAAGCAATCCACCAGTGCTTTCACATGTTTTTAGACAACCTTTAAAAACACAATGTGATGGGCCATATGATATTTCTGTGTACAataatttttaatccattcttcTTTGCTGGATATTTAAATTTCTTCCAATGTTTTACTACTCTAATATGgcaaacatttttacatttaaaacatttctgcCTGCCCATCTGATTATTTCCCTGGTGATACATCTACTGCAGAGAGTTGTATTAAGTGTTAAATGAGCTCATCCATAGGAAGTGACAAATTTCCTGGCAGTGGAAATACTGAGACTAAGcttataaatatatttcacaaCAAATCCACTGCCAAGCTGCTTTCCAGAAGAGTCACATTAATTCACCCCATTGTCCAACAAGATCAACTGTGTGGTTTAGTAATAATAATTTCagtattattatttaaatgtttgccaATTAATAGATAAGGTGCCatctaattttattgttttaaaaatctgcatttgTTTAGTGAGTAGTAAAGCTGGACATACTTAAAACATCTTTTGTACATTTGAAACATCACCTTTCAAAAATTCCCATTAAACATATGTTTAGTTTCTATTGTGTACACGGGTTCAACAGTACTaaggaaatataataaaatgcttgATAAATAACAGAATTGGCTAGATATAGAAACAGATATACGTattcaaatacaaataaataaacaaacattcttCTCTCTGTACTCTAAAATCACTTGTGTCTGACTTGGTTTAATAGTAGCATTTTCCTACTTTTGAATAAAAAAGCTAGGTTATGATTGCCTGGATTCAAAATCCTTGCTCTGAAGTCCATTACTTTTGTGACTTTCAGAAAGTTGGGTTTCCATTAATTCATTTGTAAAGAAGGGATGGTGTTAACATCTACCCCAGAGAGTTGTATTCAATGTCAAATGAGATAATCTATAGGAAGTGACAAGCATAATTCCAGATACATAGTAATTTCTTAGTAAATGTGGGCTCTATTGCTGTTTATGCCTGCCTATATTCCCAATATAAGTGGCTATACTGTTGATTACTCAGTCACCTTGTCTAACAAGGCATTTTTTTGCATTGTTAATTCATACACTATCATTTCATGCTATAGAAACACATATGTGGATGATTTCCCCAAACATATTTGGAACAACATAAGCAGGGACCATAACTGCCATTCTTTATGAACAGTCCCCTCCAAGGACCCTACTGTGGCACCATGGCTGTAGAATGCTGTTCTAGCCAAGAGGTGTAAAGTGCAGACATACCTGTGAAACTTCAGGTCTGGTACTCTGGTCATATTCAGTAGCACTGAGTGACGTGTTCTCTTCACGTTTCACGGGGTTCATGATGAGTGCCAAGAGAATCTAACACACTTCCACTACTGGCAAGATGAAGAGAGAGGAACGGGCTTATCTCACACTTGAAAGGACTAAAACAACACAAGATATAGAAAATGACAGCTTTCAAATACTGGGCAGCAGGCCGCTCAGAACCATGATCCCTGAGAGTGGGAGTGAACTGAGGTACCCCATGGATGTTTAGCTCATTGTCTGGGACAGTTTCCAGGCCACAACTCAGGGTGGGGAGCCTGGCTGTTTCCCAAATTGAGAAGACAAGCTGAGGGTCATGGGAGGTGTAGGTGGTTCAAGTTTGTGAGTCAGAGTGCTGGAGAGGAGAGCAGCAGCTATACAGACAGAGAGATGGGGAGTCGGAGACCTGCAGTGTGTTCCCCTAGAAATTTCAGCTAAGCCTCTGTCAGAGTATGGCAGTGATGAAACTGTTGGGAGCCAGGGGAGGAACTCCACAAAGGGAAAAGAGAACAATTCTGAGGCGCAGACAGGGCTGAGAATAGTTTCTGTGCCCAAAGGTCAAACTAGAAAACTTTATAATTCATGAGCTACTGAGGCAGAGTCCTCAGAAAGCTGCTGCCTCCACAGCTGGACAGAACCAGCCCTTCTGCCAAAGGCTGCTATGGTGCCACCTGACAAACTTGAAAAGCACGATTTGCAAGGATACAACTGTTTCCAAGGACAGTAACTGTGTGTGAGAACAAAGCTGAAAAGCATTGACAGGACTACAAGCATCTCtagcactccccacccccccaaaaaaatgaaagtaaccAAGCTTGCTTACCAATCAAAAATGATCAGGCgtaaaaagaagcagaaaaatattgCCAATAACGTGGAGAATGATCAATGAACAGAAAGAGACCCAGAAGTGACACCTGTGGCAGACTGGTAGACAAGAACATTAAAGCAGGTATTACCTCGGATTTCTGGCCAAATGGAGTGATAGGGACCGAATTTActctcctttctgaaaacaaaacaggaCAAAATGGACAAAACATATGAAACCCTGATTGGCAAGGAACTGGACACCATGCAGTTCGGGGCAGTCACAAGTGAAGTGCACCCTATGGTTACAGGGGTGACTGCCTGGAGACATTCCAGGCCAGTCTGCAAGGAGGGGCAGCAAGGCGGAGCAGGTTGGAATTCCTGTTTTGAGGAGATAGAGCTGACAGACCAAGGTGGTCTCTGTTCACAGGACACAGAGAGTTAAGTGCAGGGGGCTCCCCTCATGTGTTCAGCTGAGAAGGCACAGGGCAGCAATGGTGGAAACTTCCTGAGGATAGGAAAGAACCCCTCtccctcaacaacaacaacaaatacaatTAGATGGTATTTTCCACGAAACCTCTCTCTACACACCACCTGggcatctcagtttcctcatttgtaaattaaGGAGCTTGGCGCAGATTAAACTTTGTGCCTGTGAACTCCCTGCTGTGGACCTGTGACAAAGGAAGGTAGGGGATCCCAACCCCAAGATCACCAGGCAGTACTTCTGGAGTGCAGTTCTGCAATTTGCACTTTAACatacaccccaccccaccccagcaggtcTGTGGAAACAGCTGCCTGGACTGTCTCAAGTGACTTTCCAGGTGTAAAACTCTTGACCTTGAAGGCAGGGAGCTAGAAGGGGGTTTCTACAATGGGCCACTGCCCATCTGGAAAATGCCTTCGTGTCAATCACCCCTTAAGAACTCCGGTCCCCCTCAAATGCAAAATAACCACTCACAGAAGCAGAGAATCTGCCCCCAAAGTGCACTGGGAGTCCCAGAAGCTGCAGGAGTGGCCCTCAGCGGGCTGTCAAAAGAATCTCTGCCAGGCAGCCTGCAAGTGGAAAAGCCCGCGCAATAGATGGCAGGTAGCGGGCACCCAGTGGCTTGGCGGAGAGGACCCTAGGGCTGGCAAGTGGCAAGGCGGGTTCCAGGGACACGCCCGCGCAGCCTCCCTAGGGATCGGGAGGACCCCGCGGCGTCCCGCCCACCCACTCGCTCCCACTCTAGGTCCACCGCCAGCTTCCGTTTTCTGGACAATCTTTGAGCAATTGTgcccctccatcccttccccacccctccgaGTCCGCTGTTGTGGCTTGAGGAGCTGAGCCAgcggggggagggtgtgggaggagCCGGGGCCCTGAGCTTTCCCGGGGCTCTGATTGCCTGGCAATGGCAAGGAGCTGAACGGCGCGCCCAGCGACCAGAACTGCGGGGCAAACAGCCCACCAGCGCGGCCCCAGGGCGCTGCAGGCACTGCACTGCGAGGTGGGCGGCTGCGGTGGAACTAGCATCCCGGGTCATGCCTGGTGGCCGCTGCGGAAAATCGCCCAGACCCCACAGCGGCAGCGGTCTGGATCCCAGGGGCGTCTGTCCATGCCCTGCGCTCCACCAGCTTCCAGGGACCCAAAGGCCCCGAAGCCGGCAGCAAGCAGCCCGCTCCTGCGGTGGAGTCTGTGCGACTTGGCCACCGCCACTCCGCCCTAAAGGCAGGGAAGAatcacccaccaccaccaccaccagcaacaacaacaaaattggaGGGTGTCTCTCAGCAAACTCTCTCCCTACACTCCGCTGggcatctcagtttcctcatttgtaaattaaGGAGCTTGGCTCAGGTTACACTTCGTGCCCATGAACTACCCCCTGTGAACTTGTGACAAAGGAAGGTAGGGGATCCCACCCCCAAGATCTCCATGCAGTACTTGTGCAGTCAGTTCTGCAATTTGCACTTTCAacaacctccctccctctcccccgcccccccaccccagctgcgcAGGGATCCCGGTTGGAACAGCCGCCTGGACTGTGTCCTAATGACTTTCCAGGTGTAAAACTCTTGGCCTTTGAAGGTGGAGAGCCGGCAGCGGGTGCCCACCATGGGGAGCTACTTATCCCTCTTTCCTTCTACCCCCCAAACCTCCATGCCAATCACTCCTAATAATAACTCCAGGTCCCACTCAGATGCAGAAGAACCACTCACAGCGAAGAATCCACTCCAATTCTGCTGGTGATCGCGGCACTAGGAGTTGGTGATGATGCTCGGCGGGCGGTGCGGGAATGTCTGCTGCTTGGCAGGAAGTGAGAAAGCCCATGCTCCAGACCGGGCGGGGCTTCTGGCCAACAGACTGCCAGGTTGCCTGGAGAAAGGGCGGGCGGCAAGGCGGGGTCCCGGGACATGCCCGGGCAGCCCCTAGGGATCCGAAGATCACACTGCGTCCCACTCATCCACTTGTTGGGCACAAACTACGAGCAATCGTGCCCTCCGTCCCTTCCCTGCCGCTCTGGGTCCACTGTCCTCGCGGGGCGGGTGTGAGAGGAGCCGGGGGACCAACGATTTCAGGGACCCTGATTGCACAGCCGCGCGGCTTCCAGGAGCAGGAACAGTGCTCCAGGGACCAGAGTTGCGGGGCGAACAGCCCGTGGAAGCCGCTCCGGGTGCTTTCTGCGCAGTGGTCGGTGCCCTTCAGATGCTGCGAGGTGGACGGCGGCCTTGAGACGAGCATCCCCAGCCAGATCCGGGGCCGCTGAGGAAAATCGCCCACACTCTACAGAGGCAACGGTCCAGATCA is a genomic window of Myotis daubentonii chromosome 9, mMyoDau2.1, whole genome shotgun sequence containing:
- the LOC132241124 gene encoding serine protease FAM111B-like produces the protein MNPVKREENTSLSATEYDQSTRPEVSQDTNMEQTCVGTPVDHSPPDNKECSSTSKLKCEVNGCEAFLKTQNPNWRISEKRCFTFTLNESSKKSDRSVFTASGELNDNIYSALTANDDFCKRMGKNKGIFVYEEETIKGYVNLGMPLKCLPKDSHFTISVGKGKNMKETDQILRQCENPDTECILFHIEAIGEETKKIVKIKKLHEKATTLCVYALKGETVKEALCKDGRFRVDLDQREWELKEGCKNIYGKQTKVEYVSGKTLKMKIHKNPPVKSTPTKIKQKNKSATHEISPQNQIWEPEIDGETEDVEHSQEKVSPPQSLRHNSSKVTSHYQKNYKRKNREQKPHLGMQSAIDQVIQREKPKFWLKINSSKDASWMNLITSLFLISVFVVFVFICIKLSSYF